The genomic stretch GTCCGGGCTCAGCCGCCCTTGGCCTGCTCCTTGGCCCAGGTGTCCTTGAGCGTCACCGTGCGGTTGAACACGGGTGCTCCGGGCTTGGAGTCGGAGTCCACGCAGAAGTAGCCCAGGCGCTCGAACTGGAAGCGCTCGCCCTCGCTCGCCGAGCCCAGCGCGGGCTCCAGCTTCGCCGTGGTGAGGAGCTCCAGCGAGTTCGGGTTGAGGTTCTGCTTGTAGTTGAAGCTCGCGGCGGCCTTGGGATCCTTCGGGGCGCGGTCCGGCTCGGCCACGTTGAAGAGCCGGTCGAACAGGCGCACCTCGGCGTTCACCGCGTGCTGCGCGGACACCCAGTGGATGGTGGCCTTCACCTTGCGCCCGTCCGGGGCGTCGCCGCCGCGCGTGGCGGGATCATAGGTGCAGCGCACCGCGGTGATGTTGCCCGCCGCGTCCTTCTCCACGCTCGTGCACTTGACGAAGAAGGCGAAGCGCAGCCGCACCTCCTGGCCGGGCGCGAGCCGGAAGAACTTCTTGGGCGGGTTCTCCATGAAGTCTTCCTGCTCGATGTACAGCTCGCGCGAGAAGGGCACCTGGCGGGAGCCCGCGGCCGGGTCCTCGGGGTTGTTCACCGCGTCGAGCAGCTCCACCTGCCCCTCGGGGAAGTTCTCGATGATGAGCTTGAGCGGGCGCAGCACGGCCATGCGGCGCGGGGCGCGGCGGTTGAGGTCGTCGCGCATCGCGTTCTCCAGCCGGCCCACGTCGATGGTGGCGTCGAACTTGGTGACGCCCACGTCCTCGCAGAAGGCGCGCAGGGCCTCGGGGGTGCAGCCGCGCCGGCGCAGGCCGGAGAGGGTGGGCATGCGCGGATCATCCCAGCCGCGCACCGAGCCGCCCTGCACCAGTTCCAGCAGCTTGCGCTTGCTCATCACCGTGTAGGTGAGGTTGAGCCGGGAGAACTCGATCTGCTGCGGGTGGTAGACGCCCAACTCGTCGAGGAACCAGTCGTAGAGCGGCCGGTGGTTCTCGAACTCGAGCGTGCACAGCGAGTGGGTGATGCGCTCGATGGAGTCCTCGATGCCGTGCGCCCAGTCATACATCGGGTAGATGCACCACTTGTCGCCCTGGCGGTGATGGTGGGCGTGGATGATGCGGTAGAGCACGGGGTCGCGCAGGTTGAAGTTGGGCGACGCCATGTCGATCTTCGCGCGCAGGGTGCGCGAGCCGTCCGGGAACTCGCCCGCGCGCATGCGGCGGAACAGGTCCAGGTTCTCCTCCACGCTCCGGTCGCGGAAGGGGCTGTTGCGGCCGGGCTCGGTGAGCGTGCCGCGGTACTCGCGCATCTGCTCGGCGTTCAGGTCGCACACGTACGCCTTGCCCTTCTGGATGAGCTGCTCGGCGTAGGCGTACATCTGCTCGAAGTAGTCCGAGGCGAAAAAGAGCCGGTCACCCCAGTCCGCGCCCACCCACTTCACGTCCTTGAGGATGGAGTCGACGTACTCCTGCTCTTCCTTCGACGGGTTGGTGTCGTCGAAGCGCATGTTGAACTGCCCGCCATGCTCCACCGCCATGCCGTAGTTGAGGTGGATGCTCTTGGCGTGCCCGATGTGCAGGTAGCCGTTGGGCTCGGGCGGGAAGCGGGTGTGGACGCGTCCGTTGAACTTTCCCGACTGGTTGTCTTCCGCGATGATCTGCCGGATGAAGTGAACGGGCTTGGACTCGGTTTCGGCCATGCTGGAATCGGTCTCCTGAGGAGCGAACACTCGCCCAACGGCTCCGGGACGTCCAGGGCCGAGGCAGGGGCTCCCAGGAAAAGTCTCCCCGCGCGGGCCCTATTCCCAGCGGGCGGGTGGACGGGCGTCCGGTGGTGCTCCACGAGAGCCCCCTCCTCCGAGGAGGAGCGGGCGGCGGAGCTCGCCCTGGGCGCGGTGCGTCTCATACCTGGGGGTGGTCGCGACGGCGGATCCTCCATGTCATCGTTTCCACTGCTTCCCAGAGCAAGGAGTGTCCGCCCATGCAACTGCGGCTCAAATACCCCCCCACGCCCGAAGCAGCACCCCGGCACGCGGCCCTGTGTGTCTCCGCCGCCCTGTTCCTCAACGACATCGACCTGGACTACTCCGTCGACAGCGTGATGCGGCTGGACGGCCTGATCGAATACCTGCGTCAGGGGGGCCTGACGTCGGACCGGATGGCCGAGGTCGTCTTCGCCTTCGGCTGTTACATGGGAGAGGTCTTCGTGCGCCGCGCGGGCGGGGCGTGGTGCGCCACCGAGGGCTCGCCGATGGAAGGGGTCACCGGCTTCCCGCTCGTCATCCAGCTCGGTGGCCACAAGTACTGCAATCCCATTGGCAAGGTGTTCAAGCGGTTGGACCAGGGGGCGCTCCATGCGCTGCCGGCCTTCTACCGGCTCTACACCCGGCGGGACGCGCCCGCCCTGGTGCCCCTGCTCGCCATGCACTGAGCGGCCGCTTCAGCTCTGGAATTCCTGGAGGTAGCGCACCGGCAGCCCCGCGCTCCTGCCCAGCGCGATGTAGGTGCGCAGGATGGCCCGGCCCTGGTCGCCCACCTTGGTGAAGTGGACGCGCAGGTAGGTCTCCAGGTCGATGGGCACCACCCGGGAGGCCAGCGGCAGGAGCGCCTTGAACAGGGCGGGCCGGAGCAGCGGCGGCACGAAGGAGGCCCTGGCCCCCGTGTGCCTGGCGACGATGCGCACGGCCTCCCGCGCGGCGCGATGCACCCGCTCCAGGGAGTCCGGCTGGAGGAAGCGCTCGAAGCGCCACCCCGCCGCCTCCAGCCCGGCCACCGTCACGGTCAGCACCGCGGTGGGGATGGCCGCCGCGCGGGTGGCGTCCCCGGTGGCGCTCGCCGGATAGCCCCCGGCCCGGAGCGTGCGCAGCACGGCCCCGAGCCGCTCCGGCGGGCCGCTGAACAGTCCCCGCGCCAGGGGAGGGAACCAGAAGGCCGTGCCGGAGGGGGGGAAGGTGTCTTCCGGCCGCAGGGGGGCGTGGAAGCTGAGGAAGGGAATCATCCCGGAGACGAGCCGCTCGGGGGGGATGAACCGCAGGAGGAAGTCGCGGTCATCGAGCGCGGGCTGGAGCATCACCCAGGTGGCCTCCCCGGTGTGCCGGGCGAGCTGCTCCACCCAGTCTCCCGCGCGCAGGGCCGTGGAGGAGACGCACAGCCACACCTGATCGAAGCGCCGCCGCGCGGCCTCCGGCGCCGACACGAGGATGTCGAAGCCGGAGAGGAAGAGGGGCTCGGGCGCGCGCTGGCGCTTCTCCAGCGCGTACAGCGTGTAGCCCCGCCGGGCTTCCTCCGCGTACTTCTCCTTCACGAGGAAGGACAGCTCACAGCCCGCCGCCCGCAGGTACGTGCCGAACACCTGGCCCACGGCTCCGGCTCCCACGAGCAGGACTCGAGGTTTGTCGTTCATGGGCCCCTCCTACCGCGCCTCTCCCGGGGGCGCACCTCTTCTCAGCCCAGGCTCCTGCCGTGCTCCAGGCCGAAGTGGGCGAGGAGCGAGGGGCTCCCGATGTCGAGTCCGGACTGCCGCAACTGGGCCACGATCCAGGGCAGTGCCTCGGACACCCGGGGGAAGATGGCATTGGGCATGGTGAGGGGGCGCACGTGTTGGATGACGCTCAACAGCAGCCGCAGCGGCACGGAGTCGGTGACGAAGGCGATGCCCACCACCCACTGGCGCATCCGCGCGTCCTCCTGCTTCATCCACTCCGCCTGGAGGCGGCGCTGCTCTCCCGAGCTCATGCTGCTCGACTGGCTCATGTCATGGAGAATCAGGTGCCGCTCGCGGCGATCGAGGTACCGGCTCCTCGCGGCGAGCAGCTCCGCGTATTGCGAAGCCGTCGTGACGCCCCTGTACCGGATGGTGAGCAGGGGCCAGAGCGACTCATCGATTTCGATGGGACGGGGCTCGGGCAAGGGGGACATCCTCCTCTTCCCGGGTCATTCCGGGAGGAAGGGCAGGCACTCTTACGCAAGCATAGGTGAAATGTTCACCAATCGACCAGCCAGACGGACGGGCCGTCCCAGCTCCTCTCACCCAGTGACTCAGGGAGCCTGGCCCTCGCGCAGCACCTCCTCCAGCAGCGAGGTGTCCACCAGGTCCGAGAGGTCCGAGCTGGGGACGAACTGCAGTTGCCGGGCGTGCTCGGCGGCTTGTTGGAGCTGATCCGGCATGGCGTCCATCGCGGGCTCGAGCCGGGAGAAGGCGTCGCGCAGGATGGGCTCGGCCAGCGGCTTGCCGGTCACCTCGCCGAAGGCCGCGTTGACGCGAGGGATGAAGGTCTCGGGCTCTCGTTGCCACTGCCGGGTGAGCTCCACGTGGACGCGCAGCAGTTTCTTGAGGGGCTCGCGCCGCTCCTGCAGCGCCCGGCGCGTCGTCACGAGCACGGTGGTATGGAAGCGCCGCTGGGGCCACACCTGGCGCTCGTCCAGCAGGATGTGGCCTCCACCCTCGGCGACCATGCGCGCGCCCCACGGCTCGGGCACCCAGGCGCCCTCGAGCTTGCCGTGGATGAACAGGCCGAGGATGTCCGGATTGGACAGCGGGGTGACGGTGACGTCCCGGTTGACCTTCAGTCCTTGCTGGCCCAACCAGTGGCGCAGCGCGATGTCCTGGGTGTTGCCGAGCTGGGGGCTCGCGAGCGTCTTGCCCTTGAGCTGCGCGGGGGTGCGCGCCGTCTTCGTCACCAGCACCGCGCCGGAGTCCACCGCCACGGCGATGATGCGCAGCTCCCGTCCGCCCTTGAGGAAGGTGTTGATGGCGGGCCCGGTGCCCACGTACGAGGCGTCGAGCGAGCCGGCGGTGAGCGCCTCCATGGCGGCGGGGCCCGCGTTGAACATCTTCATCTCCACACCCGGCACGGCCTGCTGGAAGGCCCCCGCGTCATTGCCCACCAGGGCCTGGGCATGGGTGATGTTGGGGAAGAAGCCCACCCGGAGCGGATGCGCCGCGTCCTGCTTCGCCGCCGCCTCCACCGCTGGCTGCTCCTTCTTGCAACCGGCCGCCGCCACACACAGGACCGAGAGACCCACCGCTAGAAGTCCACCGCGCATATGCCTCCGAGCGTGGAGCGGGCCCAAGGCCCCTCCACGGAGAACCACCGCGAGCGCTCAACCCGAGACCAGCCCCCAGCGGCGCCGGACGCGCGTCTCCACCGTCTGGAAGAGGACCCGGTCGATGAGGGTGCCCACCGCGATGATGCACACCATCACCGCCATCACCTGGGCCGTTTCCATCAGCTCGCGTCCCATGGTGAGCAATTGGCCGAGCCCTCCGGAGACGTACAACAGCTCGCCGGCCATGAGCGCCCTCCAGGCGAAGCTCCAGCCCAGCTTGAGCCCGGTGACGATGCCCGGCAGGGCCGCGGGCAGCAGCACGCCGCCGTAGAAGCGCGCGCCGCGGATGCCATACGTGGAGGCCACGCGCAGCAGCAGCGGGTCCACGCTCATCACCCCGTCCTCCACCGCGATGGAGATGGCCAGCACCGAGCCCATCACCACCACGAAGATGATGGAGGTCTCCGTCAGGCCGAACCACAGGAGCGCCAGCGGCAGCCAGCAGATGGAGGGCAGGGCCTGCAGGCCCATCACCAGCGGACGCAGGGTGCGCCGCACGAGCGCGATGCGTCCCATGGCGAGTCCCAGGGGAACCCCGATGAGCACGGAGATGCCATAGCCCTGCGCGAGCCGGCCCAGGGAGCGCACGAGCGCGTCCCACAGCCGTCCATCCCGCGCCATCGCCCAGAGGCTGTCAGCGACCGCCCTCGGGCCCGGGAACAGGTGGTGGGGCCAGGGTCCGAAGTGGGCCGCCAGCGCCCACGCTCCCAACAATCCCACGAGGACCATCAGCTTTTGTCCCAGGTGCCACGCCTTCATGGTGCACTCCCCGTTCTCCCGGAGCGCCCGGGGCATTCATGGATTCGCTTGCCTTGAGCATCACGCGGATGCGCCTCGCCAACTCCACCAGGGCGGGATCGTCGGGGCCCCGGGGCATGGGCAGCCGCACCTCCAGGTCCTGGAGGATGCGTCCCGGCCGGGGCGCCATCACCACCACCCGGTTGGCCAGCATCAGCGCCTCGGTGACGTCGTGGGTGACGAAGACGATCGTCTTGTGGGTCTCCATCCACACGCGCTGCAGCAGCTCGTGCATGTGCTGGCGCGTCTGCGCGTCCAACGAGCCGAAGGGCTCGTCCATCAGCATCACCTGCGAGTTGACCGCCAGCGCCCGGGCGAGCGCCGTGCGCATCCTCATTCCGCCCGACAGCTCATGGGGCAGGGTGTTCTCGAAGCCCTCGAGCTGGACGTAGCGGATGAAGCGGTGGGCACGCTCGGTGCGCTCGGCCTTGGACAGGCCCCGGGCGGCGAGCACGAACTCCAGGTTCTGCCGCACCGTGAGCCACGGAAAGAGCGCCGCCTCCTGGAACATCAGCAGGCGGTCCGGTCCGGGGCCCTGGATTTCCTTGCCGTCCAGGCGCACGTGGCCGCCGGTGGGGCGGATGTGGCCCGCCAGCGCGTACAGCAGGGTGGACTTGCCGCAGCCCGAGGGGCCCAGCAGACACACGAACTCGCCCGAGCGGATGTTGAGATTGACGTCCTGGAGCGCCACCACCTTGTTGGCGTAGCGGTGCTGCATGCCCTTGACGGCGATCTTCGCCGCGTCCTCGCCCACGCGGGCGGGGACCAGCGTTTCCTTCACGGTCTCCTTCACCTGGCGCATGCCCCGGAACAGGGTGCGCCACAGGCGGGAGAAGGGTCCCTGGGTAGGCGTGCGCGAGGGCGCGGGGTCGGCGAGGCTCATGGCTCGGTCGTAGCGCAACTGGCGCAGTTCACAGCGGGAGTGGAGGGGGTCATAGACGAGACACTCATCGATGGGACGGCAGTAGACGTGCAGCGAGATGGCCTGGCCGCTGCGCGCGCCCGGGCGCACCGCGTGCAGATCCTGGAGGGAGTCACGGGAGTCCAGGGCTCCGGGCAGCAGGGTCCGGCGCGGACCCACGCGCTCGATGAGGGCGTAGCCCGGCGCCTTGCCTCCCGCCACGAGCCGGTAGTCCTCCACCTCCAGCTCGCCGGCCACCGTCATCAGGCAGCAGTCCTGGCCGTCATGCCCATGCACGGGCGCACGTGAACCCTGGCCCCACCCAAGGACGAGCACCTCCATGTCCTCGTCCCGGAACACGAGCGTGCGGGTGTACCGGCCCGGTTGCAGCAGGGCATAGGGCTCCACCAGCGCGCGGGGCAGGCGGCTCTCGCGCATCACCTGCTCGATGGTCCGCATGCCTCCCCGGGCGTGGGCCTGCCGAAGCCGGTGGATGTAGTGCGCGAGGGATGAAGGAGCGGTGGCGAGGGTGTTGTCGTGCCGTTCGGTCGAGAGTGTGTCCCGGGTCTGCCATGGACCGCTGAGGCTTTCGTACATGGCCACTCTCCTCTCGCCCTCGCACCTGGCCCCGGGGTCGGGGCGATACGTCTCATTAAAGGTGTGTCTTCCACCTTCAGACGCCAAGGCAGGGGGGGTCCAAAATGGGATTTCCCCTGGTTCTGGGGAGAGGCGATCGACCGTCCGAGTGGTCCCGTCTGTCCGGATTGTCCGGCCCCTGACTCTCGGAGGGCGCTGAGGAGGGACTCCTGGGAGCGCTCGCCCGTCAGGTCGGGGGGCCATGGGGTGGGAAGTGGGGGGCTCCACGCAACTCCTTCTCGTTTTCAAAGAGAATCAAGGAACGGATTTCTCAGTGATTCGCAGGAGCCCCCCGTGCCGAGCATCGATCGCAACCGCAGCCCCTCCTCCCCGATTGGAACCGGTGCCCGCCAGGGGCTCGAGAAGACGCCCTCGACACCGGCCCCCACCCCGCAGAACACGGTGCAGCCCCCGGTGGCCGGTGGTGCCAAGGGGCCGGACGCCTTCGTCGCGAAGACGGCGCAGCCCCTGTCCTTGTCGGGGACGGGCAAGCCCAAGGAGAAGGAGCTGGACGGCATGCTCGTGGGCGCCGGGGGCCAGGTCTTCCCGCCCGGCACGCCGCTGAGCCAGGTTCCCGGCGTCACGCCGCGCAACAACCCCAACCCGGACAAGACCGTCATCTACGTCAACGGCATCCTCACGCCGCTGGCCAACCAGTCCAGTGATCTGCAGGCCATCGCCGACAAGTCGGGCGCGAAGGCGATCGGCATCCACAACTCCACCAATGGCGTCATCTCGGACCTGGCGCAGTGCGTGAAGGACAAGCTGGACAAGGGCAAGAACCCGGCCGTGGACACGCTGGCGGACACCGTCTACTCGGAGCTCAAGGCGGGCCGGCAGGTGCACCTCATGGGCTACAGCCAGGGGGGCCTCATCACCGCGCGGGCCCTGTTCGACGTGCAGAACCGGCTGCGCATCGAAGATGGGATGAGCAAGGCCGACGTCGAGAAGACGATGGGCCGCGTGAACGTGGAGACCTTCGGAGCGGCCTCGACGAAGTACCCGGACGGGCCCAAGTACGTGCACTACGTCAACAACCGCGACGCCGTGCCCACGCTCACGGGGCTCGGGGGGAGCTTCGATCCGCTGAGCTTCCTCAAGGACGCGGGCAAGGGCGCGGTGGTGCACCGCTTCGGCGATGGAGGCCTCAACCTCGTGAAGAACCACAGCATCCAGGAGACGTACCTCAAGCACCGCGTGCCCTTCGAGCAGGCACGCGCCAATCAGTTCTGAGGCCGTCAGCCGCTCAGGATTTCTTGTGGTTCTTCTGCGCGCGCTCGAGCCGCTCGAGCCGCTGCGTGGGGACGTCGTCGCCGAGCTTCTGGGAGACATAGGCGGTCGCCGAGGCGAGCTTGCGCATCATCCCGCTGGGAGGAGGCGGCGCTTGTCTCGGCATCGAGAAGAAGTCGGTGCCCACCTGGAGCAGCGTGCGCGCCATGTCCTGCTCGTCCGGCGAGGCGTGGGGATAGAAGAGCGCGGCGAGCTGGCGGTGGCCGTGGGCGGCGGCCTTGGTGAGGGCGGATTCTCCCAGGCGGTCCGTGAGGGTGGGATCCGCGCCCGCGGCGAGCAGCACCCGCGCGAGCTGCTCCTCGCCCCGCTCGGCGGCGATCATGAGGGGAGTGCGGCCCTCGGAGTCGAAGGGGTTGGGATCGGCGCCCCCGGCGAGCAGGGCCTCCACACGCGACAGATCTCCCACCACCACGGCATCGAAGAGGGACATGGACGACCTCCAGGACGCGGAGCATGGCGTGTTCCCTCGCGCCGCGCCACCGGAGGGCTTCAGCGCCCGGGGTTGCGTGTGGAGGGCTGCGCCGGGGCGGGTAGGGGAGCGCTCGCCTGGAGGTCGGCGAAGCGCCCCTCGCGCTCCAGGCGGAGGAGATCCTCGTCGGTGACGAACTCCTGTTGGAGCAACTCGCGCGCGCGTTTGACCTTGGCGAGCAGCACGGGGTTGGAGATCGGCGTGCTGTTGTCGCGGGTGGGGCGGGGCGGAGGCCGCATGAGGGAGAAGGTGCCGCGGGCGGGATGACCGTCGGCGCTCACGCCCTCCAGGGCGTAGGTGATGGAGAAGACGTCGGGCTCGGCCTGGGTGTCGAAGGTGAGCTTCACCTCGGTACCCGGGCCCTCGGGGATCTCCGACACGGACAGGGTCGCGGGCTCCACCTGCTCCGGCGGGGGCGGACCATTCTTGTCGCTGTTGAAGGCGCGGATGGCGGTGACGCGGGTGAGGCGCACCGTTCCGCGGAAGTGGTGGGAGAGGCGGAAGGTCTGCCGCACCACGCCGTCCGCGTCGAGCACGGGAAAGCGCGGCGTGCCGGTGGCCAACAGGGTGACGATGCCCTTCTTGTCGAAGTTCTCGAAGGAGGTGTTGAGCACCTGGAGCGAGGAGCGGCCCGTTTCCTTGCGGCCCGAGGCATCGAAGACATCCACGCGCACGAGGTGTTGGGTGTACTGGCCGCCGAGGCCCGAGCCCGGGGGGAGGGTATGCGAGACGAGGGGCCCCGAGGTGGTCTCGGTGGCGGAGTCGTCGAAGGTCCACACGTAGCGCGTGGGGACGAAGGGCTTGGGGGCGGGCTGTCCGGGGGCCACGGGCTTGTCCACCACGCGGGCGAAGAACTCGAAGTCGGCCTCGGAGTTGGGCAGGCGCCGCGACATGACGTGCACGAGCCGCTCGGGCTCGCAGTCCTTCACCCGGTAGGCGGGGACGGGCACGGTGACGGACACGTTGTCCTTGGTGAAGACGGTGACGCGGGGCAGCTCATGGGCGCCGGTGTCGTCGCGCCACACGCGCACGGGGATGCGCTGGCCCGTGCCGGTGCCCACGGTGTAGTGCAGGTAGGCGTCGTTGCCGTCCGGGGTGTGGGCGCGCACGGAGATGAGGTTCTCCTCGCCCGAGCACACCTCCTCCTTCTCCACGCGCACCTCGTCGACGATGGGGGGCGCGGGAGTGGGGGCCTGGGGGGCCGGGGCCACGGCCAGGGGGGCCGCCGGGGCCGCGGCGGTGGCCGGAGTGGCCGTGTCGCCGGGAGATGGCGCGGCGCGGGTGCGTGCCTGGGTCACGGCGGGCGGTGCGTCTGGCCGCGCGCGGGACAACCACCAGCCCACGGCGGCTCCGAGGGCGAGGAGCGCGAGCAACACCCATGTCGGGCGCCCGGGACGCCGGGAAGGGTTCTCGGGGGTCGAGGTCATCGTGGGGAGGGGGTCCTGTGGGGGGAGCTACTGCCAGCAGCCGTAGACGTTGCCGCCCGAGTTCCATTGGAGCTCGTGCGTGTAGTCCACGCCCCAGGTGGTGTTCCTGATGGGGTGCACGCCCCAGCCGCCGATGCGATCCGGGCTGATGGAGGTGGCGGTGGCGTTGGGATCATCGCGCACGCTCTTCCAGTAGCGGCCATCCGTGTTGTCGCACAGGTTGGTGGACATGCAGTTGGCGGCCTGGTTTCCGGCGTTGCCACACACGTTGTAGAAGGGGCAGGCGACGGTGAGCGCCGCGTTGATGAACCAGCCGAGTGACTGTTTGCACTCGTTGTAGACGCCCGTGTAGAGCGAGTTGGAGGCGTTGGCGATCGCCTCGTGCGAGTACGTGTGGGGCGACACCAGCCCGCGGCCCGCGTAGTTGTGCGCGTAGGCGAGGAAGGTGGAGCACACCATGCCGTTGTTCACCGAGTCGCCCGGCACCTGGTTGACGGCCTGCATGTCCCGGTATTGGAAGAGGGAGTAGTTGATGCGCTGGCCATGGCGCAGGGGCCGGTCGATGGTCTGACCGGAATCCGAGTGGGACCTGTCACTGACGAAGGGGTGGCTGTACCAGATGGCGTCGCCGATGATGGCGGCCTGGGTGGGGTCTCCCTGCTGCCAGCCGGCCCATTCGGTGCCGTCATTCGAGTACATGTAGTTGTAGATGCCGCCCTGGTTGATCTGCTCCAGGCCCGGGTAGCCGTACTGCAATTGCTGGCCATTCATGGGCTTGGTGCACACGTCCGGCCAACTCGTCTGCTTGGGAGTGGCCATGGTGGCGTGCGACACGCCCGCGCCGGGCCCATGCGAGAGCATCGAGTGGGTGCGGTACTCGCCAATCGCATCCAGCACGGAGCGGATGGGGCCGGGGCCCCGGTTGAACACCACCGCTCCATTGGGCGCGTTCCATCCGGCGGCGGTCGAACCGCACCCTTCCGCGGCCTGGGCTCCAGCTCCCCACAGCAGCATGGACACCGCGACACTCCCTGCGAGCAGTTGACGCATCACGACACCTTCCGGATTGGGCACGAGGCTCGGCGCGATCGCGCCCGGATGCATGACTCCCAGGGCGATGGGGCACCGGATCACACCGAACGAGCGGGAACAGAACCTGGGCTGCTCATTCTTATTCCTCTCATGCTCGGATGACCAGCGAGCCCCGGAAGAATCCCTTGACAGCATGTGTCAAATGACTTCCGGACAACGGAGCGTGGCACGAAAAGCCCAGGCGGCTGGACGAGCGTGCGAATGTCTGTCCAACGGGTGTGCGGGGGAACTCAGCCCTGCCGTGAACCCTGGGGCTCGGGAGCGGAGGGGATCTCCAATCGGAAGGTGGTGCCGCCGGTGGCGGGATGGTCGATGGAGATCTGTCCGCCGTGGGCATCCAGGTTGCGCTGGACGATGGCCAGACCCAGGCCGGTGCCGGTGGCCTTGGTGGTGAAGAAGGGCTCGAAGAGGCGTGCGCGCAGGTGGGGGGGGATGCCGGGGCCGGTGTCGGTGAACTCCACGGTGGCGCCGGGGCCCTCGGCGCGGCGGCGCGCGGAGACGCGCAGCGTGCCGCCCTGGGGCATGGCCTGCACGGCGTTGAGGGCGAGGTTGAGGAAGGCCTGTCGCATCATCCGCTCGTCCACGAGGATGGGCGGCACGTCCGGTGCCAGCGCCCACTCCACCCGGACATGGGCCTGGGCGGGAGAGGCCGCGTTCACGGCCTCCTCCAGCAGGTGCGCCAGGGGGATGGGCTGGGGCTGGGGCTGGGCGGGACGGGCGAAGTCGAGCAGATCATCCACGAGCCGGTTGAGGCGGTGGGCCTCCTCCGAGACGATGCCCACCAGCAGGTGTCCCGGGCTGTCGGGCTCCTGGTAGCGGCGCAGGGCGGCCAGGGCGTTGAAGATGGCGCCCAGGGGGTTGCGTACCTCGTGGGCGAGCACGGCGGACAGCTCGCCGAGCGCGGCCAGCCGCTCGCGCTCCACGAGCTGGCGTTGGGTGCGCTGCAACTCCTCGTGCAGGCGCGCGAGCTCCTCGGCGCGTCCGCGCACCTCCTGCAGCAGCCGGTGGGACTCGATGGCGGCGGCGAAGTGCACGCCCATGGCGCGCAGGGTCTCCTGCTCCAGGTGGGTCAGGACGCGCCGCTCCTTGAAGGAGATCACGAGCGTGCCCACCATGCGCGAGCCCGTCTTCAGGGGCGCCATGGCCACGGCGGAGAGCTGCGCGTCGCGCAGGTGGGTGTGCGTGGGGTCGGGGAACTCCTCGATGTAGCGCACCTGGGGGTAGTCCTGGCGCAACACCACATCGGCCATGGTCCCGCCCAGTGGATAGCGCAGATAGTAGTGCGCCGCCCGCTCGCTGAGGCCCTGTTGCCAGACGAGCTGCATCTCGTGGGTCTGCTCGAGCCACAGCAGGAAGCTCACGGCCTCGCAGCGCAGCAGGGCGAAGAGCTCCGCGGCACCCGGCTCGAAGATGTCCTGGGGTTCCCGGGCGGTGGCGGCCACCGCGGCCAGGCGGTTGAGCGCGGCGAGCGCGGTGTTGTGCGTGGACAGGCGCGAGATGATGCGCGCGGAGGCCAGGGCGGCGGACACCTGGGCGGCGAAGAGGCGCACCGCGGGCAGCTCCTCTTCACTGAGCCACCGCGCGGCCACCGTCAGCAGGGCCTGTCCTTCTGCCTCTCCATCGATGCGCGCGCACACGGTGGGCAGGGGCGCGAGGAGCCGGAGGAAGGCCTGCACTGGCTCCCGCCGATCCTTGCCCACGAACTGGTCCGCCTCCCAGGC from Cystobacter ferrugineus encodes the following:
- a CDS encoding ATP-binding protein: MTTPETARGGTYDHLDALPYAMVVVRDSHIIHANPAFCTLMGYPREQVVGASIEKFSTHEAPLMTERHQRRMRGERVPPIYETALRGARGELRVELNVSVSGPDTLVLVRDLSDRLLQRQILQRMATLGASLPGIHSEQEVLQRVFDGLAELGLSHGYLVPEGERVRLAHAFVAEHTTPQESRFNGQHLVDAQGSWSPLLQRAWREGAAHAESLAWEADQFVGKDRREPVQAFLRLLAPLPTVCARIDGEAEGQALLTVAARWLSEEELPAVRLFAAQVSAALASARIISRLSTHNTALAALNRLAAVAATAREPQDIFEPGAAELFALLRCEAVSFLLWLEQTHEMQLVWQQGLSERAAHYYLRYPLGGTMADVVLRQDYPQVRYIEEFPDPTHTHLRDAQLSAVAMAPLKTGSRMVGTLVISFKERRVLTHLEQETLRAMGVHFAAAIESHRLLQEVRGRAEELARLHEELQRTQRQLVERERLAALGELSAVLAHEVRNPLGAIFNALAALRRYQEPDSPGHLLVGIVSEEAHRLNRLVDDLLDFARPAQPQPQPIPLAHLLEEAVNAASPAQAHVRVEWALAPDVPPILVDERMMRQAFLNLALNAVQAMPQGGTLRVSARRRAEGPGATVEFTDTGPGIPPHLRARLFEPFFTTKATGTGLGLAIVQRNLDAHGGQISIDHPATGGTTFRLEIPSAPEPQGSRQG